Proteins found in one Crassostrea angulata isolate pt1a10 chromosome 3, ASM2561291v2, whole genome shotgun sequence genomic segment:
- the LOC128177070 gene encoding uncharacterized protein LOC128177070, translating to MVSSRFLRSGRCITYGLFVLLVLSVVFIFLDESKVSQIRQRLRINVTGSGSLMILGRVNQMLDGSEKVKVLQWSGQWVENFEVCDSSHPPASVVSYRLYSGKLPFVLYGVGNSEDESLHRKMSELSYRFSMKVDDFISMYLENYPRTTFVDIGASVGVTSLRMARKGHHVISVESDSENVRGLCMSVAENKVMENMTIVYHSVGIEDFTSVLPGEQKAEPHTITVDKVLSLSNRNVLVKIDTDGSEHTVVLGSKLLLMSKRTRAIVVTWETHKGQKSGEDMLSLFNAWGFHPHAFRGSGSVRLDTKARAPSFWPSDVIFLPVE from the coding sequence ATGGTGTCTTCGAGGTTCTTACGGTCAGGCCGGTGTATAACGTACGGCCTATTTGTGCTTCTGGTGCTATCCGTTGTCTTCATTTTTCTGGATGAGAGTAAAGTGAGTCAGATACGCCAGAGACTTCGCATAAACGTTACGGGTAGTGGTAGTTTGATGATCCTTGGGCGAGTCAATCAAATGTTGGATGGCAGCGAGaaagtcaaagttttacaatggAGCGGTCAGTGGGTTGAAAACTTTGAGGTGTGCGATTCCAGTCATCCTCCAGCTAGTGTAGTCTCCTACAGACTTTACTCCGGCAAACTTCCGTTTGTTTTGTACGGCGTTGGGAATAGCGAAGATGAAAGCCTGCACAGGAAAATGAGCGAGCTGAGTTACCGATTTTCGATGAAAGTTGATGACTTCATATCGATGTATTTAGAAAATTATCCACGAACAACTTTTGTTGACATAGGAGCTAGTGTAGGTGTGACATCATTACGTATGGCGCGAAAAGGTCATCACGTGATTTCTGTGGAATCGGACAGTGAGAATGTTCGTGGACTTTGCATGTCTGTGGCAGAAAATAAAGTCATGGAGAATATGACAATTGTTTACCATTCAGTAGGCATCGAAGACTTTACGAGTGTGTTGCCCGGCGAGCAGAAGGCTGAACCACATACTATAACGGTAGACAAGGTCTTGTCCTTGTCCAACCGAAATGTTCTAGTCAAAATTGACACTGATGGAAGTGAGCATACCGTGGTTCTAGGTAGCAAACTTCTTCTCATGAGTAAGAGGACGCGTGCAATAGTGGTAACATGGGAAACTCACAAAGGACAAAAAAGCGGCGAAGACATGTTATCTCTTTTTAATGCATGGGGATTTCATCCGCACGCCTTTCGTGGGTCGGGGTCTGTCCGGCTCGACACTAAAGCACGCGCCCCTTCTTTCTGGCCCAGTGATGTGATATTTCTTCCCGTGGAATAA